A window from Drosophila nasuta strain 15112-1781.00 chromosome 3, ASM2355853v1, whole genome shotgun sequence encodes these proteins:
- the LOC132794155 gene encoding protein lin-54 homolog isoform X2 — translation MDASVTSEMDELDDTTPLPELTLYDLLEPSTTSKEQHMSQADNDIAQDDDDVDEDDADECEEEFLSTSLNESLNTPKIKKPSIVRILENKRLTAPAPIGTALKTMLGGPIRIVSTPTKSTTQGTEVKILNKLQQPVKSFANVPVKIGSTTIATPAAGATKNLSGVTMTPIKMADGKLLFLQKSIATPGGAAAKLPISGASTRLIAQSSAAGGGTRQTVLPKGVTITSSGLIKSSASIAPIAVKGLTTIGSSKPTTLINTSVQSSPAVTNSTAAAPSTTATAATTIQMSSKMPIKVVRTADGKLIKLNQGAAPTMLLNAKAAAVSVKPSGSTATAIASTSSSNTSSNKPVTTQVIIKGPLKQISAGSSLRPVINNVPSSSATAVNNSSTGSSPTTAATSATLPTGKMLVQSLTGKQIVVASKNIIKLSPKPAASGSANANASSSVSPSSTANTASTGTTPTGLHAIQLPGKSGVQYVRVLPNSGGASKVSTSPQRVPLGRPSSNPTVSVSVGSTSKIVMKTMGGSIVPLPSMQTLVPRRVPGTPVSAVHGKAPGKGVSNNANLEGARKHRLSDLNVQIKHLINDSNETAGPDAKKARYVISMPQISASATATTTTTPATQQQMQKLAATRPTTVQRVAVQGGNSSSSSNSGETRKVYNLVTKSDANGVKYMICNKSGEGGKPRTVFNTTMRRGYTLADSKLRRPTTLSPQQIRFKQMKLQQQRQVLAQAQAKLRQQQQHKQQQSPQATKPLQQQQKSQSTTAQANKSSVPGKPLFDILKPPPPPTPAPAATTVIEALGGSRRKHCNCSKSQCLKLYCDCFANGEFCQDCTCKDCFNNLDYEVKRERAIRSCLERNPSAFKPKITAPNSGDMRLHNKGCNCKRSGCLKNYCECYEAKIPCSAMCKCVGCRNMEDRPDVDMDSMDSLADVKSRPNKMKDLNGAHAHDNRSNAYLTDDVIEATIMCMISRIVMHEKQNLPIEDTEREVMEELGESLNQIITFAKEKNDTIQMDDPKTTA, via the exons ATGGATGCCAGCGTCACCTCTGAAATGG ATGAGTTGGATGATACCACGCCGTTGCCCGAGCTCACTCTTTATGATCTGCTAGAGCCATCTACAACGTCCAAAGAGCAACACATGAGCCAAGCTGATAATGATATCGCACAAGATGATGACGATGTGGACGAAGATGATGCGGACGAGTGCGAGGAAGAGTTTCTCTCAACGTCTCTAAACGAATCGTTGAATacaccaaaaattaaaaagccaTCTATCGTCCGAATATTGGAGAACAAACGGTTAACGGCACCAGCGCCTATAGGTACAGCATTGAAAACTATGCTGGGCGGGCCAATTCGGATAGTAAGTACGCCAACCAAGTCAACAACCCAAGGAACGGAAGTGAAAATCCTTAACAAATTGCAACAACCAGTAAAATCTTTTGCTAATGTGCCAGTGAAAATCGGCAGCACCACAATAGCAACACCAGCCGCGGGGGCAACGAAGAATCTTAGCGGGGTGACAATGACGCCAATTAAAATGGCTGATGGCAAGTTGCTATTCCTGCAGAAATCCATTGCCACACCAGGCGGAGCAGCGGCGAAGTTGCCAATCAGCGGTGCATCTACACGATTGATTGCCCAATCTTCTGCTGCTGGAGGTGGCACACGGCAAACAGTACTGCCAAAAGGTGTGACCATCACTAGTTCCGGTTTAATAAAGAGTTCGGCATCCATAGCACCAATTGCTGTCAAGGGATTGACGACCATTGGCTCATCCAAACCCACAACGTTGATCAATACTTCTGTTCAGTCATCTCCTGCAGTTACAAACTCTACGGCTGCAGCACCATCGACAACCGCTACGGCAGCCACAACTATTCAAATGAGTAGCAAGATGCCCATTAAAGTGGTGCGAACCGCTGAtggtaaattaataaaactaaatcaaGGCGCTGCTCCGACTATGCTGCTGAATGCTAAGGCCGCTGCTGTATCCGTGAAGCCATCAGGCAGCACAGCAACGGCTATAGCTTCTACTAGCAGCAGCAataccagcagcaacaaaccaGTAACGACGCAGGTTATCATTAAGGGTCCGCTGAAGCAAATATCAGCTGGATCATCGCTGCGGCCTGTCATTAATAATGTTCCCAGCTCCAGTGCAACGGCGGTTAACAACAGCAGTACTGGCAGCAgtccaacaacagcagcaacatctgcCACACTGCCAACAGGCAAAATGTTGGTTCAAAGCCTAACGGGCAAGCAGATTGTGGTGGCCAGTAAAAACATTATAAAGTTGTCACCGAAACCAGCGGCGAGCGGCAGCGCCAATGCTAACGCCAGTTCCAGTGTCAGTCCAAGTAGCACTGCAAATACAGCTTCTACAGGCACCACGCCAACTGGACTGCATGCCATTCAGCTACCAGGCAAGAGTGGAGTGCAGTATGTACGAGTCTTGCCCAACAGCGGCGGTGCCAGCAAGGTGAGCACTAGTCCACAGAGGGTGCCACTTGGACGTCCCAGCAGCAATCCAacagtctctgtctctgtgggTAGCACAAGCAAAATTGTTATGAAAACAATGGGTGGCAGCATTGTGCCATTGCCATCTATGCAGACATTGGTCCCTAGG cGAGTACCTGGCACACCGGTAAGTGCAGTCCATGGCAAAGCGCCCGGCAAGGGTGTCAGTAATAACGCCAACTTGGAGGGCGCACGGAAGCATCGCCTCTCAGATCTCAATGTGCAAATCAAGCATCTAATTAACGACAGCAACGAGACTGCTGGTCCCGATGCAAAAAAGGCGCGCTATGTCATTTCCATGCCACAAATATCGGCATCAGCtaccgcaacaacaactacgacgcCAGCTACGCAACAACAGATGCAAAAGTTGGCGGCAACACGGCCGACGACTGTACAGAGGGTCGCGGTGCAGGGcggcaatagcagcagcagcagtaacagtgGTGAAACCCGAAAGGTTTACAATTTGGTCACAAAGAGCGATGCCAATGGTGTCAAGTATATGATTTGTAACAAGAGTGGCGAAGGAGGAAAGCCGCGTACTGTTTTCAATACAACGATGCGTCGTGGCTATACGCTGGCCGATTCCAAGCTGCGACGTCCCACCACGCTGTCACCGCAACAAATACGATTCAAGCAGATGAAATTGCAGCAACAGAGACAGGTACTGGCGCAGGCGCAGGCCAAGCtcaggcaacagcagcagcataagcAACAACAGTCGCCCCAAGCAACTAAAccactacaacagcaacagaaatcACAGTCAACCACAGCGCAGGCGAATAAATCCTCTGTGCCTGGGAAGCCGCTGTTTGACATCTTGAAGCCACCACCACCTCCAACTCCAGCGCCAGCGGCAACCACTGTAATTGAAGCACTCGGCGGATCTCGTCGTAAGCACTGCAACTGTAGTAAATCGCAATGCTTGAAACTTTACTGCGACTGTTTTGCCAATGGTGAATTCTGTCAGGATTGTACTTGCAAGGATTGCTTCAACAATCTGGACTATGAGGTCAAGCGCGAGCGCGCAATACGCAGCTGTCTAGAGCGTAATCCTAGTGCTTTTAA ACCGAAAATTACGGCGCCAAACTCTGGGGATATGCGTTTGCATAACAAGGGCTGCAATTGCAAGAGATCTGGTTGCCTTAAGAACTACTGCGAATGTTACGAGGCCAAGATACCTTGTTCGGCCATGTGTAAATGCGTAG GCTGTCGAAATATGGAAGATCGCCCCGATGTTGACATGGACTCTATGGATAGTCTGGCTGATGTTAAGTCGCGTCCCAATAAAATGAAGGATCTGAACGGAGCACACGCACACGACAACCGATCAAATGCTTATCTAACGGATGATGTTATAGAGGCGACTATAATGTGCATGATATCCCGCATTGTTATGCATGAGAAACAAAACTTACCCATTGAGGATACTGAACGTGAAGTTATGGAAGAGTTGGGTGAAAGTTTGAACCAAATAATAACATTTGCCAAGGAAAAGAACGATACAATTCAAATGGACGATCCCAAGACGACGGCCTAA
- the LOC132794158 gene encoding elongation factor Tu, mitochondrial, whose amino-acid sequence MMSQAFAAAVCRNSSLAIRCSRRTLSTAARLQRNTRHLATSAALTKSWQRLPAAASAATGNMQQYVRSYANEKKVFERTKPHCNVGTIGHVDHGKTTLTAAITKVLADKKLAESKKYNEIDNAPEEKARGITINVAHVEYQTETRHYGHTDCPGHADYIKNMITGTAQMDGAILVVAATDGAMPQTREHMLLAKQIGIDHIVVFINKVDAADQEMVDLVEMEIRELLTEMGYDGDKIPVIKGSALCALEDKNPEIGSEAILKLLNEVDTFIPTPVRELDKPFLLPVENVYSIPGRGTVVTGRLERGVVKKGMECEFVGYNKVLKSTVTGVEMFHQILEEAQAGDQLGALVRGVKRDDIKRGMVMCKPGSVKALDQLEAQVYILSKEEGGRTKPFMSFIQLQMFSRTWDCAVQVQIPDKEMVMPGEDTKLILRLIRPMVLEQGQRFTLRDGNLTLGTGVVTKIMSGLTETQRSELTEGKKAREKKEAAKK is encoded by the coding sequence ATGATGTCGCAAGCATTTGCCGCTGCCGTCTGCCGCAACAGCAGCCTTGCAATCCGCTGCAGCCGGCGTACTTTGAGCACAGCAGCGCGGTTGCAACGCAACACTCGCCACCTGGCTACCAGTGCAGCATTGACCAAGAGCTGGCAGCgtttgcctgctgctgcgtcCGCGGCGACGGGAAACATGCAACAGTATGTGAGATCATATGCCAACGAAAAGAAGGTCTTTGAGCGCACCAAACCTCACTGCAATGTGGGCACCATTGGTCATGTGGATCATGGCAAGACTACTCTGACAGCGGCCATAACCAAAGTGCTAGCCGACAAGAAACTGGCCGAAAGCAAAAAGTATAATGAAATCGACAATGCGCCAGAGGAAAAAGCTCGAGGTATTACCATCAATGTGGCTCACGTCGAGTATCAGACGGAAACCCGCCATTATGGCCACACAGATTGCCCAGGACATGCCGATTACATTAAGAACATGATCACGGGCACGGCTCAAATGGATGGAGCTATTTTggttgtggctgccacagaTGGTGCCATGCCTCAGACTCGGGAGCATATGCTGCTGGCCAAGCAAATTGGCATCGATCACATTGTGGTATTCATTAATAAGGTAGATGCTGCCGATCAAGAAATGGTTGATTTGGTCGAGATGGAGATTCGCGAGCTGTTGACCGAGATGGGCTATGATGGCGATAAGATTCCCGTGATAAAGGGCTCCGCATTGTGTGCGCTGGAGGACAAGAATCCCGAAATCGGCTCGGAGGCTATTCTGAAATTGCTGAATGAGGTGGATACCTTTATACCGACACCAGTGCGCGAGCTGGACAAACCGTTCTTGTTGCCTGTGGAAAATGTGTATTCGATTCCCGGTCGTGGAACTGTTGTTACCGGTCGTCTCGAGCGTGGTGTTGTCAAGAAGGGCATGGAATGCGAGTTTGTGGGCTATAATAAGGTGCTAAAGTCGACAGTCACTGGTGTGGAGATGTTCCATCAGATCCTGGAGGAGGCACAGGCTGGTGATCAGTTGGGAGCTTTGGTGCGTGGTGTTAAGCGTGATGATATCAAACGTGGCATGGTCATGTGCAAGCCGGGCAGTGTCAAGGCATTGGACCAGTTGGAGGCACAAGTTTACATTCTTTCCAAAGAGGAAGGTGGCCGCACTAAGCCCTTTATGTCCTTTATTCAGCTGCAAATGTTTTCGCGTACGTGGGATTGTGCAGTTCAGGTGCAAATACCAGACAAGGAGATGGTCATGCCAGGCGAAGATACTAAGTTAATTCTGCGATTGATTCGTCCCATGGTCTTGGAGCAAGGTCAGCGTTTCACACTTCGTGATGGCAACTTGACACTGGGCACGGGCGttgtaacaaaaataatgagtGGACTGACGGAAACACAGCGTTCCGAGCTGACGGAGGGCAAGAAGGCGCGCGAGAAGAAGGAGGCTgctaaaaagtaa
- the LOC132794155 gene encoding protein lin-54 homolog isoform X1, producing MFAYRVSGAQDELDDTTPLPELTLYDLLEPSTTSKEQHMSQADNDIAQDDDDVDEDDADECEEEFLSTSLNESLNTPKIKKPSIVRILENKRLTAPAPIGTALKTMLGGPIRIVSTPTKSTTQGTEVKILNKLQQPVKSFANVPVKIGSTTIATPAAGATKNLSGVTMTPIKMADGKLLFLQKSIATPGGAAAKLPISGASTRLIAQSSAAGGGTRQTVLPKGVTITSSGLIKSSASIAPIAVKGLTTIGSSKPTTLINTSVQSSPAVTNSTAAAPSTTATAATTIQMSSKMPIKVVRTADGKLIKLNQGAAPTMLLNAKAAAVSVKPSGSTATAIASTSSSNTSSNKPVTTQVIIKGPLKQISAGSSLRPVINNVPSSSATAVNNSSTGSSPTTAATSATLPTGKMLVQSLTGKQIVVASKNIIKLSPKPAASGSANANASSSVSPSSTANTASTGTTPTGLHAIQLPGKSGVQYVRVLPNSGGASKVSTSPQRVPLGRPSSNPTVSVSVGSTSKIVMKTMGGSIVPLPSMQTLVPRRVPGTPVSAVHGKAPGKGVSNNANLEGARKHRLSDLNVQIKHLINDSNETAGPDAKKARYVISMPQISASATATTTTTPATQQQMQKLAATRPTTVQRVAVQGGNSSSSSNSGETRKVYNLVTKSDANGVKYMICNKSGEGGKPRTVFNTTMRRGYTLADSKLRRPTTLSPQQIRFKQMKLQQQRQVLAQAQAKLRQQQQHKQQQSPQATKPLQQQQKSQSTTAQANKSSVPGKPLFDILKPPPPPTPAPAATTVIEALGGSRRKHCNCSKSQCLKLYCDCFANGEFCQDCTCKDCFNNLDYEVKRERAIRSCLERNPSAFKPKITAPNSGDMRLHNKGCNCKRSGCLKNYCECYEAKIPCSAMCKCVGCRNMEDRPDVDMDSMDSLADVKSRPNKMKDLNGAHAHDNRSNAYLTDDVIEATIMCMISRIVMHEKQNLPIEDTEREVMEELGESLNQIITFAKEKNDTIQMDDPKTTA from the exons ATGTTTGCTTATCGTGTTTCGGGAGCACAGG ATGAGTTGGATGATACCACGCCGTTGCCCGAGCTCACTCTTTATGATCTGCTAGAGCCATCTACAACGTCCAAAGAGCAACACATGAGCCAAGCTGATAATGATATCGCACAAGATGATGACGATGTGGACGAAGATGATGCGGACGAGTGCGAGGAAGAGTTTCTCTCAACGTCTCTAAACGAATCGTTGAATacaccaaaaattaaaaagccaTCTATCGTCCGAATATTGGAGAACAAACGGTTAACGGCACCAGCGCCTATAGGTACAGCATTGAAAACTATGCTGGGCGGGCCAATTCGGATAGTAAGTACGCCAACCAAGTCAACAACCCAAGGAACGGAAGTGAAAATCCTTAACAAATTGCAACAACCAGTAAAATCTTTTGCTAATGTGCCAGTGAAAATCGGCAGCACCACAATAGCAACACCAGCCGCGGGGGCAACGAAGAATCTTAGCGGGGTGACAATGACGCCAATTAAAATGGCTGATGGCAAGTTGCTATTCCTGCAGAAATCCATTGCCACACCAGGCGGAGCAGCGGCGAAGTTGCCAATCAGCGGTGCATCTACACGATTGATTGCCCAATCTTCTGCTGCTGGAGGTGGCACACGGCAAACAGTACTGCCAAAAGGTGTGACCATCACTAGTTCCGGTTTAATAAAGAGTTCGGCATCCATAGCACCAATTGCTGTCAAGGGATTGACGACCATTGGCTCATCCAAACCCACAACGTTGATCAATACTTCTGTTCAGTCATCTCCTGCAGTTACAAACTCTACGGCTGCAGCACCATCGACAACCGCTACGGCAGCCACAACTATTCAAATGAGTAGCAAGATGCCCATTAAAGTGGTGCGAACCGCTGAtggtaaattaataaaactaaatcaaGGCGCTGCTCCGACTATGCTGCTGAATGCTAAGGCCGCTGCTGTATCCGTGAAGCCATCAGGCAGCACAGCAACGGCTATAGCTTCTACTAGCAGCAGCAataccagcagcaacaaaccaGTAACGACGCAGGTTATCATTAAGGGTCCGCTGAAGCAAATATCAGCTGGATCATCGCTGCGGCCTGTCATTAATAATGTTCCCAGCTCCAGTGCAACGGCGGTTAACAACAGCAGTACTGGCAGCAgtccaacaacagcagcaacatctgcCACACTGCCAACAGGCAAAATGTTGGTTCAAAGCCTAACGGGCAAGCAGATTGTGGTGGCCAGTAAAAACATTATAAAGTTGTCACCGAAACCAGCGGCGAGCGGCAGCGCCAATGCTAACGCCAGTTCCAGTGTCAGTCCAAGTAGCACTGCAAATACAGCTTCTACAGGCACCACGCCAACTGGACTGCATGCCATTCAGCTACCAGGCAAGAGTGGAGTGCAGTATGTACGAGTCTTGCCCAACAGCGGCGGTGCCAGCAAGGTGAGCACTAGTCCACAGAGGGTGCCACTTGGACGTCCCAGCAGCAATCCAacagtctctgtctctgtgggTAGCACAAGCAAAATTGTTATGAAAACAATGGGTGGCAGCATTGTGCCATTGCCATCTATGCAGACATTGGTCCCTAGG cGAGTACCTGGCACACCGGTAAGTGCAGTCCATGGCAAAGCGCCCGGCAAGGGTGTCAGTAATAACGCCAACTTGGAGGGCGCACGGAAGCATCGCCTCTCAGATCTCAATGTGCAAATCAAGCATCTAATTAACGACAGCAACGAGACTGCTGGTCCCGATGCAAAAAAGGCGCGCTATGTCATTTCCATGCCACAAATATCGGCATCAGCtaccgcaacaacaactacgacgcCAGCTACGCAACAACAGATGCAAAAGTTGGCGGCAACACGGCCGACGACTGTACAGAGGGTCGCGGTGCAGGGcggcaatagcagcagcagcagtaacagtgGTGAAACCCGAAAGGTTTACAATTTGGTCACAAAGAGCGATGCCAATGGTGTCAAGTATATGATTTGTAACAAGAGTGGCGAAGGAGGAAAGCCGCGTACTGTTTTCAATACAACGATGCGTCGTGGCTATACGCTGGCCGATTCCAAGCTGCGACGTCCCACCACGCTGTCACCGCAACAAATACGATTCAAGCAGATGAAATTGCAGCAACAGAGACAGGTACTGGCGCAGGCGCAGGCCAAGCtcaggcaacagcagcagcataagcAACAACAGTCGCCCCAAGCAACTAAAccactacaacagcaacagaaatcACAGTCAACCACAGCGCAGGCGAATAAATCCTCTGTGCCTGGGAAGCCGCTGTTTGACATCTTGAAGCCACCACCACCTCCAACTCCAGCGCCAGCGGCAACCACTGTAATTGAAGCACTCGGCGGATCTCGTCGTAAGCACTGCAACTGTAGTAAATCGCAATGCTTGAAACTTTACTGCGACTGTTTTGCCAATGGTGAATTCTGTCAGGATTGTACTTGCAAGGATTGCTTCAACAATCTGGACTATGAGGTCAAGCGCGAGCGCGCAATACGCAGCTGTCTAGAGCGTAATCCTAGTGCTTTTAA ACCGAAAATTACGGCGCCAAACTCTGGGGATATGCGTTTGCATAACAAGGGCTGCAATTGCAAGAGATCTGGTTGCCTTAAGAACTACTGCGAATGTTACGAGGCCAAGATACCTTGTTCGGCCATGTGTAAATGCGTAG GCTGTCGAAATATGGAAGATCGCCCCGATGTTGACATGGACTCTATGGATAGTCTGGCTGATGTTAAGTCGCGTCCCAATAAAATGAAGGATCTGAACGGAGCACACGCACACGACAACCGATCAAATGCTTATCTAACGGATGATGTTATAGAGGCGACTATAATGTGCATGATATCCCGCATTGTTATGCATGAGAAACAAAACTTACCCATTGAGGATACTGAACGTGAAGTTATGGAAGAGTTGGGTGAAAGTTTGAACCAAATAATAACATTTGCCAAGGAAAAGAACGATACAATTCAAATGGACGATCCCAAGACGACGGCCTAA
- the LOC132794159 gene encoding LOW QUALITY PROTEIN: putative uncharacterized protein DDB_G0271982 (The sequence of the model RefSeq protein was modified relative to this genomic sequence to represent the inferred CDS: deleted 2 bases in 2 codons): MAFLWADLANSVYTRRPSLDVFQNDPFKIQSYNFHYAERPAYPMQHYQRPSPIPSEPTPFKTYFYNVKFNRNAESKLAAATPPAGSFIETRRRQFLQDFNRVAPPVTREIFPGPKTQERHRHPVASIPPVAANPHPLLRICCNREDYQAMRRGQSATTIRQSASASVTNLKAPAKQPSQSSVKLSPKRTASSCSGCTININITSIDSEVDVSKALKIKIEADNTDKCQVTMPRRCCSTKSFVIDKRLSKFSVLDSQKDVLLAKRLQLQSERERLEKLRQQELHKEQELARQREQERECLRQAERQRDHERLLQLEAEREFHRLRELERETQRRRELELAERRRKEAQAQRQPMRAMSMTERITKPVVMTSHLSTPASAERLPGMAPCYVRPSSEANRAERLEKSTGNLSRLQKICSRCPHSATPATTQAKAAPRTVERRSSGGVQFNAIVHGGSSNTSLHNERKLLNLHVNGKPITSSVPIHTRINNLPIRITTSQPQDKNLRFSVNRVTAGQSQSNPNRSRTAAVEELPASPCNVSINVYADNPRTMRL; encoded by the exons ATGGCCTTCTTGTGGGCAGATTTAGCTAACAGTGTTTACACTCGTCGTCCGTCGTTGGATGTCTTTCAAAACGATCCCTTCAAAATTCAATCATATAACTTTCATTATGCCGAGCGACCCGCTTATCCGATGCAGCATTATCAGCGTCCATCGCCTATTCCATCGGAACCAACGCCCTTCAAGACCTACTTCTACAATGTGAAGTTCAATAGAAATGCGGAGTCAAAGTTAGCGGCAGCGACGCCACCGGCGGGTTCCTTTATTGAGACCCGGCGTCGTCAATTTCTGCAAGACTTTAATCGCGTTGCGCCACCTGTTACCAGAGAGATTTTTCCGGGGCCGAAGACGCAGGAACGCCATCGGCATCCGGTGGCCAGTATTCCACCTGTCGCTGCTAATCCTCATCCATTGCTTCGCATCTGCTGCAATCGGGAGGATTATCAAGCGATGCGACGTGGACAGAGTGCCACCACGATCCGACAGAGTGCAAGTGCCTCAGTCACCAATCTGAAGGCCCCGGCAAAGCAGCCATCTCAATCCTCAGTCAAACTTTCGCCTAAACGCACTGCAAGTAGTTGCAGTGGCTGCACGATTAACATCAATATAACTAGCATTGACTCCGAAGTGGATGTCAGCAAGGCCCTGAAGATCAAAATAGAAGCAGACAATACGGACAAGTGTCAGGTGACCATGCCACGTCGCTGCTGCAGCACCAAGAGCTTCGTGATCGATAAGCGTTTGTCCAAGTTCAGTGTATTAGATTCGCAAAAGGATGTGTTGTTGGCCAagcggctgcagctgcaatcGGAGCGTGAACGCTTAGAGAAGCTGCGACAACAAGAGCTACACAAGGAGCAGGAGCTAGCGCGCCAGCGTGAACAGGAACGTGAATGCTTGAGACAAGCGGAAAGACAGCGAGATCACGAGCGTTTACTCCAGTTGGAAGCGGAGCGCGAGTTTCACAGGCTGCGTGAGCTGGAGCGTGAAACGCAGCGCCGCAGAGAACTGGAATTAGCGGAGAGACGACGCAAGGAAGCACAGGCTCAACGCCAGCCAATGCGCGCCATGTCTATGACAGAGCGGATCACAAAACCAGTTGTGATGACATCCCATTTGAGCACGCCCGCCTCCGCAGAACGTTTGCCTGGCATGGCGCCGTGCTACGTTCGGCCGTCATCGGAGGCTAATCGTGCCGAGCGTTTAGAGAAGTCTACTGGGAATCTGTCAAGATTGCAGAAGATCTGCAGCAGGTGTCCGCACAGTGCGACGCCTGCAACAACACAGGCAAAGGCGGCACCAAGGACCGTGGAACGCCGTAGTTCCGGGGGCGTCCAATTT AATGCCATTGTGCatggcggcagcagcaacacgagTCTTCACAACGAGCGCAAGCTGCTCAATCTGCACGTGAATGGAAAACCCATCACGTCCAGTGTTCCGATACACACTCGCATAAACAATCTGCCCATTAGGATTACCACCTCGCAGCCGCAGGAT AAAAACCTGCGGTTCTCTGTGAATCGAGTAACTGCTGGACAATCGCAGTCCAATCCCAATCGGAGTAGGACAGCTGCTGTGGAGGAGCTGCCTGCATCGCCTTGTAATGTCAGCATTAATGTCTATGCGGATAACCCTCGCACAATGCGCCTGTAA